Genomic segment of Chloracidobacterium sp. N:
TCGGCCGTCTTGAGCCGGTAGGGATTGGGCGGCGGCGTTCCGTTGGCCTGTTGCAGTTCCACGACCTGAAACTCGGGATTGCCCAGCACCGCCGCCCCGGTGTTGACCAGGTTGGCGTTGATGTTGAACTGGTTCAGGTAGTTCGGCGAACAGGCCGACCCCAGCAGCCCGGTAAGCGTGGTCACCAGGTTCACGTTCGCGTTGACATTGGTTTTGCTGAACCCCAGCACGGTAAACGCAAAGTGTGGTGGCAATCCATCGGAGCTCTGTGGCGTCCAGTTCGGGTAACCAAAAAAGGCGCTGCGGAAGTGGCCTTCCTGCTCAGGGTTCGGCACAGCGCCGTTGGAATTGGCGAAAAACCCGCGCCCACTGCCGCCGCCAAACACATATCCGCTGACCCAGTACCGCCCGGCCGCCAGCGTCAGCGGCGGCGACAGCGTCACCGTGTAGCGCCGGATGTCGAAACCAAACCCTGACCCGACAACGGTGAAGGTCGTCGATGTGTAGGTGGCCAGCGGCAGGGCGTTGACCGGCCCGATCCCGCCGCTGTGGGCATAGATGTCCACGGCGCCGGGCTGGGTGGTCGGTGTGCTGGCGTAAATGTCGAAGGTGATAGTCCCGATAGTGGCGCTCGATGTCAGCACGAAGTCATCGGCCGAGCGGGCGCTTGGTATGGCGGTATTTTCCTCGGAGGCCCGTCCATTCACATTGTTGAACGGGCCGTTGTCCCACAGCACGACGGGTGAAGAAAGCGTCGTGGGCGGCAGGTCTGTTGTCCGCTGACCATTGTTGCGCCCCGGCGTCTCACTGACCGTCATGCGCAGATTGGTCTCGGCCGGTTTCCTGTCCTGCGCCGGAACCGGGGGATGGAAGGCGGCAAAAGACAGCAGTGTCACCAGCACCGCGGCCAGCGACGGCCAGCGATGCCGGGCGTAAGGGTGATGCACAGGTTGTACGGTCACGATGTTGGTCTCCGTAAGTGGCGTGTTATCCCTTTGTGGTGCGACGGCTGAACCTGAGCTGGATCAGGTAGAAACAACGCACCAGGACTCCACCGGGCAGAGACTCGGCTACCCAAAACAGGACGGGTGTGGAACACCAGAAAGTGTTGGTAATCTAACACCACATGAAGAGGTGGGGCTACAAAAAACCTGACGGATGCAGAAAAAACCGCGCCGACCGCCAGCGCCGGCCGGCGCAGCATTTCCCACCCAACCCGGCTAGGCCGCCAGTCGCCCGCCGTGCGGCAGGGCAATCCGGGCAATGGGCTGGATGGTCAAATCCGGCGACAACTCCTGATAGGAAAGCACCGAGACGTTCGGAAACTCCACTTCCACGAGCTTGCGGACAAACCGCCGGATGTCCATATCCGTCACGATGACGGGCTTCTGGGCCGTGGGTGGCAACTCGCCGATTTCATGGCGCAGCGCCGCCAGAATGTCATTGCTGATCGTCGGATCGAGCGCCAGAAAGGCCGAAGTCGAGGTGCGCCGGATCGAGCCGCGTACGATGTCCTCAATTTCCGGGTCAAGCAGATAGACAAACAGCGTCCCGCGCCCGCCGGAAGCCTTGAAGGAAATGACCCGCTTCATCGAGGCGCGCACGTATTCGGTCAGTTGCGCCGGGTCCTTCTCGATGCGTCCCCATTCCGCCAGCGCATCGAGAATGGACTTCACATCCCGGATCGAGACGCCTTCCTGCACGAGGCGCTGCAGGACATCCGTGAACAGGTGCAGCGAAACAATCTTCGGGACGACTTCCTCCACCAGTTTCGGCGCGCCGCGCCCGACGAAATCCAGCAGCGCCTGCGCTTCCTGGATGCCCACGTATTCATGCGCGTGACGGCGCAGGATGTTCGAGATGTGGAGCAGCAGAAAGTCGCTCGGCTCCCAGATTTTGAGACCGGCCACGGCCGCCAGCAGGCGGTAGTCATCGGGCACCCACGCGCCGGGACGCAAATCGGCCGGGTTGCGCACTTCCTCGCCCTCAATGCCAAACACCCGGATGTTCTCCACCGAATCGTTGACGTAGAAGTGAAACGGTTTGACGACGCCCTGCGCCACGGGTACTTCCTTGACGGCAAACACATAGTGGAAGGGTTCGAGCGGGGCGTTGCCGGTGACGTAAATCTGCGGCATGAGCACGCCGGTGTCGTAGTACATCGTGTTGCGCAGCGCCGTCAGCCCTTCGCGGAACTTCGCCCCGGCCGGAAATTCCGGGTCAATGTAGGGCGCCAGCTCAGGGCTGGTGACAATCGCCATCGGAACGGTGTAGGACGGCTGGATGTCGTCGCTTTCGGGCGTCTCTGCCGTTGCCCCTTTCTTCTCGGCCGCCTGCGCCGCCAACGCCTGCTGGCGCTTGCGCAGACTGAACGCCACCGGCGCCACCACCGCCGCCACGATGAGCACCGGCAGGGCGACGACGCTCCCGGCCAGTACCGCCACGACAGCCAGCGAACCCAACAGCCCCGAAACCACGAGCAGCGGTTTGGGATTGGCCAGCATCTGGGCGCTCATGTCCGCGCCGACGTTGCTGCTTTCGTCGGTATCGTCGCCGGCGACGCGCGTCACCACCAGACCAGCTGAAATGGCGATGAAGATCGAGGCGAAGATAGCGCCGAGGCCGTCACCAATGGTCAGGATGAGGTACTTCTTCGCCGCCACGGCCGGGGAAAGCCCCTTGTACAGCACCCCAATCGCCATCCCGGCCACGATGTTGACGACGGCAATGATGATGGTGGCAATGGAATCGCCCTTGACGAACTTCATGGCCCCGTCCATCGCACCGTACAGCCGGGATTCCTTCGCCAAGTCTGAGCGGAGCTTTTTGGCGACATCCATCGTGATGAGGCCCGACCGCATATCGGCGTCAATGGCCATCTGCTTGCCGGGCAGCGCATCGAGGGTAAACCGGGCGGCAACTTCCGCGACGCGCTCAGCGCCCTTGGCTACGACCAGAAACTGGACGACCAGCAGGATGATGAACATCACGAACCCGACGACGAGGTTGCCCTGGGCCGTGATTTCTCCCAGCGCCTTGATGACATCGCCGGCATCGCCCTTTGTCAGGATGCTGCGCGTACAGGAAATGCTCAGCGCCAGCCGGAACAGCGTCGTCAGCAGCAGGATGGTCGGGTAGGTCGAAAGCTGCAACGGACTCGAAATGTAGAGCGACACCATCATCACCGCGAGTGAAATGGTGATGTTGACCACGATGAGGATGGAGAGGATGAAGGTCGGCACGGGCACGATGATCGTGCCGATGAGCACAATCATTCCGGCCGCAATCAGCAGGTCGCTGTTTTTCGAGAGGGCCGCGGCAAAGTCAATGCCGCTGAAGCTTTTCACCTGGTCAGTCAGGGAAGTCATGGTTTTCTCCGCACCAGTCACCGTCGAATCAGAAGCGTTTGGACAAACCGGGCAACACACAGCGTCGCCGGCCTAGAGCGTTTCAAGAAGCACATAGACGAGCAGCGCCCCCAGAAGCGTCCCCACAGCCATGACCGCCAGTTCAACGCCGGTGAAATAACCCAGATAATAGTACGTCGCGGCTTCCGCTGCCGGCGCTGTCACTGCCGGTGCAACTCCGGTCGCTGGTGGCGCACCGGGCGCGGCCGCCGATGGCAGCGCTTCGGGCGCCACGGAACGGATGTCCGCTTCAGTCACGGCCGGCATTTCCAGCACCTGGCGCAGGGACGCTTCATCGGTCTCCAGCGAGCCGGCAGATTCGAGGTCAGCCGGCTCCCCGTTCAGAAATGGCTCTGCTTCCCGCAGAGGGGCCGTTGCCACGGCGTCGGTCAGCATGGACAGGGTGGCTGGCGTACGGAAAACGAGCGTCGGCAGGGGCCGCTCCAGCGGGCGGGTCAGCGGCGAGGCAAACCGGATGCGGTCGCGGTCAACGAGGGCGCGTGGCTCGGTCACCGGCTCGTCGTTGACCGTCAGGCGGTGCTCGGCCAGCACCGGATGCAGGACAACCCGCTCCCCGGTTTTGCGGACGAGCGCACAGTACGTCACCAGTTCCTGCTGGTTGAGCGTGATGCGCAGGCCCGAAGCCTCCCATCCCAGCGGGACTTCCGCATCCCCGGCCGGCAGCGGCAGGGAGACGTTCGGCTGGTAGCCCCCCTCGATGACGAAGCGGAAACTGTCCTCCGGGGCGACCATGGCTTCGAGTATCTGCGCAAAACTGGCGTTTTCGGGAATCTCCAGTGACTTGCGCAGGCTGGAAGGGCGGAATGCCGCCGGCAGCAGGCTGTCGAGATCGAACTTCATGCCACTCGTGAACAGCTCACGGGTGGCCGCCTGGAGCAGGCTCGTGGCCCGGGGGTCATCAAGTCGGGCCGCCGGGGAGTTGCCGTCGAGCACCGTGATGACGTAGTTGCCGATGTGTATCCGGTCGCCAAAGGTCAGCGGCCGCCGGTCGCCGATGCGGACCGGCAGGCCGTTGAGGCGTGTGCCGTCGCCATGGTTGACGAAGGTGATGTGCCCGTCTTCCTCGAAGATGATCACATGTTCGGCGGCAATCCCCAGACCGGTCAGCCGCAGGGTGGCCTGGGGGCTGCTTCCCACACTGATGACACTCGTGCGCCAGACATCTTCCAGCAGGGGCTTGGCGGCAGGTGGTGCGCCCACCTCACGCACGATGAGTTTGACTTCCATTCAGAAACTCCTCCGGCCGGCAACCGGATGTGAACCGGGGATTCGCCGCCGTGGCTCTTGTCTCTCCAGCCAATGTTCGGTCATGCTAGCGCGTACATGTAAACTTCAGATGTGTTCACGGCCAACGTTACGCCGCCGTAACCTCGATGTTCCTGGCGTGCGCCACAAACGCGAGGCAGAAAATTTTCCCGGTTCCGCCGCTTTGGACGCAACACCGTGACGCCCGTTTCGATAACGAGAGTGCAAGCGGAAACGCCTTCACGGTTGCGTCCGAATCCGATGACCACAGAGAACGTACAGGAGACCCTCCCGATGAGTGCCAACGGAAACGAAACGCCACGCCAGCAACTTGGCATTACCGATGAAGACTTCCAACGCATGGGCGAGATTGGCGCCATGTACTACGAGCAAGGCGACCTGAAGCGCGCCCGGACAATTTTCGAGGGTCTGGTTGAAGTCGATCCGACCAGTGCCGCCGCCCATGCCGCACTGGGTGCGCTCTACACCCGGACGCAGGAAGATGAGTTGGCACTCGCCAGCCTCGAACGGGCGATTGCCCTTGACCCGCAGATGATTGCCCCCTACGTCAATCGCGCCGAGGTGTTTCTGCGCATGGAGCGTTACGAAGAGGCCATCGCCGACTTGCAACGCGCCATTGACCTCGACCCGGAAGAAAAGGACCCCGGCGCCAATCGCGCCCGCGCCATTGCGCTGGGCATTCACCAGATTGTGCAGGAAGCTGCCGAGCAGGGCGGCGACAGCATTCAGTAAACCCTACCGGTCTTTATTGACCCACTCCCAAAGAAAGGAACCTTCTCACAATGTCGAACTTCGGTCTTCCACCCAAGCCCACGATGCCCGGTCCCAATGCTTCAGACACCGACCGTCTCAAGTATCAGCAGGACATGCAGAACTACCAGTTCGCCCTCCAGCAGGCGGTCAACGCCATCACGCAGGAAGGCGTGACGAAGTCGAACCTGCAGAAAGCGGCGCACGACGCCATCATGCAGATGATCAACAACCTGCGCTAAGCCTGCGGGCCTGGGTCACACCCGGGCCTGATTTATGAAAGGGAGGCTCGTCATGCCGTTAGGAAAGATACTCGGTGGTATTGCCCGCGTGGCCGTACCGATTCTCAGGACCGTCGCCGGCAGCAATCCTCTGCTCGGTATCGCCACATCCTTTCTCCGTGGGGGCGGCATTGGTAACGCACTCACCAACCTGGTTCAGCGCATCAGCAGTTCCTTCCTCCGGGGCGGCAATCTCAACATCGCCAAGAATCCGCCGCTTGGCCCCTTTGGTCGGGCAACCAGCTTCATTGACCGTGCCGCGAAGGGTCTGGGCGATTTCGCGCAGCGGCTCCAGCAGTTCAGCCAGCGCCTCCAGAACATTTCCTCGGCGCTGACGAAGTTCAACGAAGCCCTCAAGACGCTGATGGATGCCATCACCGGGCGTACAGCGGTTGAGGACAAGATCAAGCAGGCGCAGGTTTCTTCACCTTCGACGGGGCAACCGGCCGCAACCGGGCCACCGGCTTCTTCCGGCACGCCTTCAACGGCCGTGATGCCGCGTGCCAACAGCAGTGAGTTCGGCCTGCCGGAAAAGCCGCAGATGCCGGGCCCGAATGCCTCCGACGAAGAACGGCTGCGCTATCAGCAGAAGATGCAGGAATATCAGTTTGCCCTTCAGCAAATCAAAGATGCGATTACGCAGGCTGGCGCGGCAAAGTCAAACCTGCAGAAAGCCATGAATGACGCCGTGATGCAGGCGCTCAACAACCTGCGGTAGGCACACCGCACACACTTCTTAGGAGGATTCCATCATGCCACTCCCGATACTTGCCGGTCTTGCGAAAGTTGCCCTTCCGATGCTGAAGGGTGTTGCGATGAATGCGGTCAAAGGCTTGGCCACCTCCCTCTTGAGCAACGGCGTCAAGGGCGCGCTGTCAAGCCTCGTGCAACGGATAGGTTCCTCGCTGCTCAACGGCAGCAACACCAACATTGCCAAGAATCCCCCGCTTGGGCCCTTTGGACGCGCGACGGACTTCCTTGATCGGGCGGCTGGCGGCATCGGCGGCTTCGCCCAGCGGTTGCAAAGCTTTGCCGAGCGGCTGCAGAAGATTTCCACGGCGCTGACGAAGTTCAACGAAGCTCTCAAGACGCTGATGGATGCGGTGACGGGACGCGATGCTGTCGCCGACAAGGTCAAGCAGGCGCAACTGACGATGTAGTTTTGGCACCCCACTGCTGGTTCTCTGTCGGCAGTCCCACCACATAGCAGAACGCGGCGCGCCCTCGGTCGGCGCGCTTCTTTTTTGCCCGATCTCGTTTCTTTGCTTCGTCCCCGGTGGGTCGGGCACTACCAGCCCGTCCCACCCGAACCCAACCGGCAACTACGGCAACGGTTCGATGACGCGCACCACTGGATAGCGGTCCTTGTCGGCTTCGTAGTACGGTGTCTGCTCGTAGAGAAACTGCAACCGCGCCCGTGGACTGGCGGCAAAATCGGCGTCGGCGGCCAGCCGGCGCTCAAATTCGGCCCTGAGTTTCGGGTTTCTGGCCAGCAGCTCGCGGGCAATCGGCTCGAAAACGTAATCCGCCGCGTATTCCTTCTGCTCAAAGATGGTGTTGAACCACCCCCAACGTACGGCGGAGTCAGGGCCTTCAGGTTCGAGCCAGTTGAAAATAACGCGCGCCGCCGGCTGCGTCATGGGTACATAAACCGTCCCCGCTGGAAACGTCTGTGTCGCCCGCACCCGCTTGGCCGTAACACCGGTCAGCATCACACGACCTTCAAAAGGCCGCGCGGCCCACTTTGGCTCGGTCAACCGGTAGGTCTCGCCGGTTACGGTCGTGGGCTGCTTCAGACGGTGCATTTCAACGCCGTGGGCCGCCAGCACATCGAGGATGCCCGTCCAGGCCGCCGGGATGAGATAGCCGAGCGGCACGGGAACCGCCGCCGTGGTTTTCAGCTTCCTGAACAGCCGGGTGGGGATGTCCACCGGCCGGCTTTCATACACGCGCACGGGCCGCCCGGTAACGACGCTGGTTTCCTCGCGCCAGGCGACGCCCCGGTAGATGAACGCCTCGCCAGCGCTGCTCCACGTCCCGGCAAGGAACAGCGGGGATTGTGGGGCATAGCCTGTGCCGAGCTGCGCCATTTCCCGTTCGGCAGCGCGGATGAGCGCGCGCAGCCGCGCCCCTTCCGCACCCACCAGTTCGAGCGTGTGCACCATGATGTCGTAGTGCGCCCACATCTGTGTCCGGTGCGACTTGAGGCTGTGGGTTTCGACGAGCAGGGCCGGACGGTGCCACAGCGCAACATAGGTCGTCGAATACCGTGGCTCGATGACGCCGACATCAAATCCCTTCGACCAGTCGGATGGATCGCGCGGCTCGGCATAGGGGCCGACAATGTGGCCATCGGACTCCAACCTTTCATAGAGCCGGGGCAGGAAGCTGTCCTTTGACCACGCTCCAACGGAGGGCCAGATGTTCTGCTCGGTGGGCATGTCGAGCGTCACGTCGTACTGATGATCCATGCCGTCCGTCACGTGGTTGTCCACAAAGAAATCCGGCTTCCAGGTGGTGAAAAACCGCAGCCAGGCGCGCATTTCCGGTGCATCGGCTTTGAGGTAATCGCGGTTGAGGTTCAGGCGGGTGGCCGTGGCGCGAAAGCCCATTTCCCGCGGCCCGTTCTGGTTGATGCGGTGCCACGGACTGAACCGCTCGTGCCCGTCGGCATTGAAAACCGGCATGGCGAGGATGATGACCGAATCGAGCAGCGCTGCATGGCGTTTGGTGATGAGGATGTCGCGCAGCAGCATTGAGGTCGCATCCTTGCCTGAAATTTCGCCGGGATGGATGCCGTTCTGGATAAAGACCAGCGGTTTGCCCGTCGCCTGGGCGGCAGCCGGTGTGAAGGCTTTGTCCTTCGAGGCCACGAGGACGTACAGCGGCCGTCCTTCGGCCGTTTTTCCGATGGTCAGCAGTTTGGCCAGCGGCGAGGCGGCTGCCATCTTCTGCCACAGACGCACGGTTTCGGCGTAATGGCCGGTTTCGGCATAGCCGGTTTTTTCGCAGTGCGTCAGAAAGGCTTTGGGCGCGGCCGCCGTACTTTCCACGAGCGAACGGGCCGCGGCTGCGGCCGGGGCTTCATAGCCGGAGCGGGGCGGCATGGGTTCGAGTTTGACAGGCATAGGCGGTGCGGTTTCAGGGTCAGGGGCCGGCATTTGCCCCCATGTGGTCAAGGTCAACGCAACATACAGAACGAAAGCCCAGCCACACCACTGAAATCTTTTTCGCCACGCCGGGCGGCTTCGACCGACAACAGGACGTACATCCAAAGACATCACAACATCCACCGGTTTTCGGTTTATCCATGATGTTTCTCACAAAGGCAAAAGGTCAGGAAGCCTTTTCGTTTGGTCTTACCTGCCCACGGACACCGGCCGATACGGCCCGCAGAAAAGACCATTGAGGTTGTTTTCGTCGGGCTAGCCTTTCCTGCCGGGAACCCGGCCTTCGTTCAAACGTCAACGGGCAGCGCCGGATTTCATCTCTCAACGCGAAAAGGTCTGTGCCATGCTCTGCTGCCATCGCCCGGATAAACGTCTCACCGGAGGCTGGCGCTGCGCCGTCCTCTGGGGGCTGCTCCTGATGCTTGTCTTTCAGCCGGCCCACGCCCAAACCATGGATTTCCAGTCTGTCAAAACCGAAGCCGAACGCCTTTATGCCGAAGGCTCCTACGCCCTGGCGCAGCAGCGTTACGCCCAGCTCGACCTGGCCCGGCTCGCCCCGGACGACGCCCGGTGGGTACGCTTCCGCCTGGCCGATACCGACTGGCGCGCCCGCGCCGCCACCCGTCAGGCAGATGCCCAGGCGTCCGAGGCCGCCCGAACCGCCCTGGAAGACCTTGTCAAAGCCGCATCCCGGACCGAAGAACGCGATCTGGTCTGGGCCGAAGCGCAGGTTTCCCTCGGTGACTTCTGGTGGACACGTCCCGACAGCCAGAACTGGTATCAGGCGTGGCCACACTATGCGGCGGCGCTCGACTGGTGGGCGCACTCGCCAGACCTGGCGACCGCGCGCGACCGCTACCTGCACATCCTTTTCAGGGCCGCCTATGCCGTGGACAACGAAACGTGGCCCCTCGGCCAGCGCATCCAGCGGATTCCCATCGCCA
This window contains:
- the sctV gene encoding type III secretion system export apparatus subunit SctV, yielding MTSLTDQVKSFSGIDFAAALSKNSDLLIAAGMIVLIGTIIVPVPTFILSILIVVNITISLAVMMVSLYISSPLQLSTYPTILLLTTLFRLALSISCTRSILTKGDAGDVIKALGEITAQGNLVVGFVMFIILLVVQFLVVAKGAERVAEVAARFTLDALPGKQMAIDADMRSGLITMDVAKKLRSDLAKESRLYGAMDGAMKFVKGDSIATIIIAVVNIVAGMAIGVLYKGLSPAVAAKKYLILTIGDGLGAIFASIFIAISAGLVVTRVAGDDTDESSNVGADMSAQMLANPKPLLVVSGLLGSLAVVAVLAGSVVALPVLIVAAVVAPVAFSLRKRQQALAAQAAEKKGATAETPESDDIQPSYTVPMAIVTSPELAPYIDPEFPAGAKFREGLTALRNTMYYDTGVLMPQIYVTGNAPLEPFHYVFAVKEVPVAQGVVKPFHFYVNDSVENIRVFGIEGEEVRNPADLRPGAWVPDDYRLLAAVAGLKIWEPSDFLLLHISNILRRHAHEYVGIQEAQALLDFVGRGAPKLVEEVVPKIVSLHLFTDVLQRLVQEGVSIRDVKSILDALAEWGRIEKDPAQLTEYVRASMKRVISFKASGGRGTLFVYLLDPEIEDIVRGSIRRTSTSAFLALDPTISNDILAALRHEIGELPPTAQKPVIVTDMDIRRFVRKLVEVEFPNVSVLSYQELSPDLTIQPIARIALPHGGRLAA
- a CDS encoding FHA domain-containing protein; translated protein: MEVKLIVREVGAPPAAKPLLEDVWRTSVISVGSSPQATLRLTGLGIAAEHVIIFEEDGHITFVNHGDGTRLNGLPVRIGDRRPLTFGDRIHIGNYVITVLDGNSPAARLDDPRATSLLQAATRELFTSGMKFDLDSLLPAAFRPSSLRKSLEIPENASFAQILEAMVAPEDSFRFVIEGGYQPNVSLPLPAGDAEVPLGWEASGLRITLNQQELVTYCALVRKTGERVVLHPVLAEHRLTVNDEPVTEPRALVDRDRIRFASPLTRPLERPLPTLVFRTPATLSMLTDAVATAPLREAEPFLNGEPADLESAGSLETDEASLRQVLEMPAVTEADIRSVAPEALPSAAAPGAPPATGVAPAVTAPAAEAATYYYLGYFTGVELAVMAVGTLLGALLVYVLLETL
- a CDS encoding tetratricopeptide repeat protein; its protein translation is MSANGNETPRQQLGITDEDFQRMGEIGAMYYEQGDLKRARTIFEGLVEVDPTSAAAHAALGALYTRTQEDELALASLERAIALDPQMIAPYVNRAEVFLRMERYEEAIADLQRAIDLDPEEKDPGANRARAIALGIHQIVQEAAEQGGDSIQ
- a CDS encoding M14 family metallopeptidase; its protein translation is MPVKLEPMPPRSGYEAPAAAAARSLVESTAAAPKAFLTHCEKTGYAETGHYAETVRLWQKMAAASPLAKLLTIGKTAEGRPLYVLVASKDKAFTPAAAQATGKPLVFIQNGIHPGEISGKDATSMLLRDILITKRHAALLDSVIILAMPVFNADGHERFSPWHRINQNGPREMGFRATATRLNLNRDYLKADAPEMRAWLRFFTTWKPDFFVDNHVTDGMDHQYDVTLDMPTEQNIWPSVGAWSKDSFLPRLYERLESDGHIVGPYAEPRDPSDWSKGFDVGVIEPRYSTTYVALWHRPALLVETHSLKSHRTQMWAHYDIMVHTLELVGAEGARLRALIRAAEREMAQLGTGYAPQSPLFLAGTWSSAGEAFIYRGVAWREETSVVTGRPVRVYESRPVDIPTRLFRKLKTTAAVPVPLGYLIPAAWTGILDVLAAHGVEMHRLKQPTTVTGETYRLTEPKWAARPFEGRVMLTGVTAKRVRATQTFPAGTVYVPMTQPAARVIFNWLEPEGPDSAVRWGWFNTIFEQKEYAADYVFEPIARELLARNPKLRAEFERRLAADADFAASPRARLQFLYEQTPYYEADKDRYPVVRVIEPLP